Proteins found in one Triticum urartu cultivar G1812 chromosome 4, Tu2.1, whole genome shotgun sequence genomic segment:
- the LOC125550858 gene encoding TIP41-like protein, translating into MCSVLRAQSGSVLTSDRTRARDRDGTQRKMAAAAAWDGPTAGELKAAGAEAIPGGVRVKGWVIQSHKGPILNSASVSLFEDKLQTTHLPEMVFGESFVSIQNAQTGVKLHFNALDALKAWKQEALPPVQVPAAAKWKFRSNPADQVVLDYDYTFTTPYCGSDVVLNQDATQTTLDECSNLCWEDTDDRIDLVALSAKEPILFYDEVILYEDELADSGISFLTARVRVMPTGWFLLLRFWLRVDGALMRLRDTRLHCSFGSKEAKPVVLRELCWREATFAAMSAEGYPSESAAYADPNLVARKLPVVMERTQKLKIPS; encoded by the exons ATGTGCTCTGTTCTAAGAGCACAGAGTGGATCCGTCTTGACTAGCGACCGAACCAGAGCAAGAGACCGAGACGGGACGCAGCGGAAGAtggctgcggcggcggcgtgggacGGCCCAACGGCGGGCGAGCTGAAAGCGGCCGGCGCGGAGGCGATTCCGGGCGGCGTGCGGGTGAAGGGGTGGGTCATCCAGTCCCACAAGGGGCCCATCCTCAACTCCGCATCTGTGAGCCT ATTTGAAGATAAACTTCAGACGACACATTTACCTGAGATGGTGTTTGGAGAGAGTTTTGTGTCTATTCAGAATGCTCAAACTGGCGTCAAATTACATTTCAATGCGCTTGATGCTCTCAAGGCATGGAAACAAGAGGCATTGCCACCTGTTCAAGTTCCTGCTGCAGCAAAATGGAAATTCAGAAG TAATCCTGCTGATCAAGTGGTACTTGACTATGACTATACATTCACGACACCATACTGTGGGAGTGATGTGGTTCTGAACCAAGACGCT ACGCAAACAACTTTAGATGAATGTAGCAATTTGTGTTGGGAGGACACTGATGACAGGATCGACCTTGTTGCCCTTTCTGCAAAAGAACCAATTCTTTTCTACGATGAG GTTATCTTGTATGAAGATGAGCTAGCTGATAGTGGTATTTCATTCCTTACAGCGCGAGTG AGGGTGATGCCAACCGGTTGGTTTCTGCTCTTGCGCTTTTGG CTTAGGGTTGATGGTGCGCTGATGAGATTGAGGGATACCCGTTTACATTGTTCTTTTGGAAGTAAGGAAGCGAAGCCGGTTGTACTGCGTGAACTCTGCTGGAGAGAAGCAACATTTGCTGCCATGTCTGCG GAGGGGTATCCTTCCGAATCTGCGGCATACGCAGACCCGAATCTTGTGGCCCGTAAGCTGCCCGTCGTGATGGAGAGGACCCAGAAGCTGAAGATACCCAGTTAA
- the LOC125553620 gene encoding cytochrome P450 81Q32-like: MEKAYIAILSFAFLFLLHYILGKVSNGRRSKGPVHLPPSPRAIPFLGHLHLLEKPFHAALCGLAKRLGPVFSLRLGSRRAVVVSSAECARECFTEHDVIFANRPQFPSQLLVSFDGIALSTSSYGPHWRNLRRVAAVQLLSAHRVACMSGVIEGEVRAMARRLFRASVASPGGAARVELKRRLFELSLSVLMETIAQTKGTRSEADADTDMSVEAQEFKKVVDEIIPHIGAANLWDYLPVLRWFDVFGVRNKILAAVSRRDAFMLRLIDAERRRLDDGGAEGDKKSMIAVLLTLQKTEPEVYTDTMITALCANLFGAGTETTSTTTEWAMSLLLNHPAALRKAQAEIDATVGTSRLVTADDVPRLAYLQCIVSETLRLYPAAPMLLPHQSSADCKVGGYNVPSGTMLMVNAYAIHRDPAAWERPLEFVPERFEDGKAEGRFMIPFGMGRRRCPGETLALRTIGMVLATLVQCFDWERVDGAEVDMTEGGGLTIPKAVPLEAVCRPRPAMRDVLQSL, from the exons ATGGAGAAGGCATACATTGCCATCCTCTCCTTCGCCTTCCTCTTCCTGCTCCACTACATTCTAGGCAAGGTCAGCAATGGCAGGCGCAGCAAGGGCCCCGTCCATCTGCCGCCGAGCCCCCGGGCCATCCCATTCCTCGGCCACCTCCACCTCCTGGAGAAGCCGTTCCACGCCGCTCTGTGCGGCCTCGCCAAGCGCCTCGGCCCGGTCTTCTCGCTGCGCCTCGGCTCGCGCCGCGCCGTGGTCGTCTCCTCGGCGGAGTGCGCCAGGGAGTGCTTCACGGAGCACGACGTGATCTTCGCCAACCGGCCCCAGTTCCCCTCGCAGCTGCTCGTGTCCTTCGACGGCATCGCGCTCTCCACGTCCAGCTACGGCCCGCACTGGCGCAACCTCCGCCGCGTCGCCGCCGTGCAGCTGCTCTCTGCGCACCGCGTCGCCTGCATGTCGGGCGTGATCGAGGGCGAGGTGCGCGCCATGGCGCGCCGGCTTTTCCGGGCCTCCGTGGCGTCCCCCGGCGGCGCCGCGCGGGTCGAGCTGAAGCGGAGGCTCTTTGAGCTCTCCCTCAGCGTGCTCATGGAGACCATCGCCCAGACCAAGGGGACCCGGTCGGAGGCCGACGCCGACACGGACATGTCCGTGGAGGCCCAGGAGTTCAAGAAGGTGGTGGACGAGATCATCCCGCACATCGGCGCCGCCAACCTGTGGGACTACCTGCCAGTGCTGCGGTGGTTCGACGTGTTCGGAGTGAGGAACAAGATCCTTGCCGCGGTGAGCAGGAGGGACGCCTTCATGCTGCGTCTCATCGACGCCGAGCGCCGGAGGCTTGACGACGGCGGCGCCGAAGGCGACAAGAAGAGCATGATCGCTGTGTTGCTCACTCTGCAGAAGACGGAGCCGGAGGTGTACACAGATACTATGATCACTGCTCTCTGTGCA AATTTGTTTGGGGCCGGGACGGAGACCACGTCGACGACGACGGAGTGGGCGATGTCGCTGCTGCTGAACCACCCGGCGGCGCTGAGGAAGGCGCAGGCCGAGATCGACGCGACCGTGGGGACCTCCCGGCTGGTGACCGCCGACGACGTGCCGCGGCTCGCCTACCTGCAGTGCATCGTGAGCGAGACGCTGCGGCTGTACCCGGCGGCGCCGATGCTGCTGCCGCACCAGTCGTCCGCGGACTGCAAGGTGGGCGGCTACAACGTGCCGAGCGGCACGATGCTGATGGTGAACGCGTACGCCATCCACCGGGACCCGGCGGCGTGGGAGCGGCCGCTGGAGTTCGTCCCGGAGCGGTTCGAGGACGGGAAGGCCGAGGGGCGGTTCATGATCCCGTTCGGGATGGGCCGGCGGCGGTGCCCCGGGGAGACGCTGGCGCTGCGGACCATCGGCATGGTGCTGGCCACGCTGGTGCAGTGCTTCGACTGGGAGCGCGTCGACGGCGCGGAGGTGGACATGACGGAGGGCGGCGGGCTCACCATCCCCAAGGCCGTGCCTCTCGAGGCCGTGTGCAGGCCGCGCCCGGCCATGCGCGACGTGCTTCAGAGCCTCTGA